The Bdellovibrionales bacterium genome segment ATTTAGGACTTCAACTTCGCTACTCACGGATCCTTGAGAAAACTAAGCTCACCAAAGAAAGTCCCAGCGTGACAAACTTGAATCTTTCTGTTTACTTCTAGGTCCCAAGCCTATTGAAACTCTCTTTTTTTGAGCCGGAGGGCACACGACATGTTGTTTGATAACGTTCTTCAAGCTATTGGACGAACCCCTTTGGTGCGACTCAACCGAATCACTTCGCACTTGAAGTGCAATGTTTACGCAAAACTTGAATTTTTGAATCCAGGCGGGTCGGTAAAAGATCGTATTGGATATCAGATGGTCCTCGACGCTGAAAAAAGCGGTAGAATAAAACCAGGGGATACGCTGATTGAAGCCACGAGTGGCAATACAGGGATCGGCATTGCCTTGGCAGGAGCCGTTAGGGGATACAAAGTCATCATCACTCTCCCTGAAAAAATGAGTCATGAGAAGGTTGTCACTCTCGCCGTATTGGGCGCAAAAATCATTCGTACCCCAACTCAAGCCGCGTCCGACGCACCTGAGAGTCACATAGGAGTCGCCAAGAAGCTGCAAAAAGAAATTCCCAACGCGCACATTCTCGACCAATACTCAAATCCCTCTAATTTTAATGCTCATTATCACGGTACTGCTCAAGAAATTCTTGATGATCTCAATGGTCAAGTGGACATGGTTGTCATGACGGCTGGAACGGGTGGCACGATCACGGGAGTTGCTAAGCGATTAAAAGAGGCAAATCCAAACGTGAAAATCGTTGGTGTAGATCCCGTTGGTTCAATTCTGGCCGGCGCCGGTGAACTCAAACCCTATTTGATCGAAGGCATTGGTTATGATTTCGTCCCTGAGGTCTTGCATCGCGAGCTCGTCGATCTCTGGGTAAAATCAGAAGACAAGCCCTCGTTCCAATTGGCGCGTCGGTTGATCTGCGAAGAGGGAATCCTCTGCGGGGGATCCAGTGGGGCCGCTATGTTTGGAGCCTTGAAGGCGGGTGAAGCACTCAAAGAAAAGCAAAATTGCGTTGTCATTATACCCGACGGTATCAGAAACTACATGACCAAATTCGTTGATGATAAGTGGATGAGGGAGCACTCTTTTCAGTAATCACGTGCGAGACATCATCCATCTATCCAAATTATTATTAACTTTCTTATTTTGCGACCAGTAATTTTAATTGTTCTATGATTTTCTTTTTGTAGGAAGCAAAACCATTCTTCATGTCCTCAGCCGTCAAGGGGTATTTCACATCAGGTGTGACCCCCAGATTTTCAATTGGATTCAGGTCAACCCTTTCAGCAATAGACCCTGTAAATGAAAAACCGGCAACTCCTAAAAGATTGGGAAATTCAACCCCATTCACATAGCCTCCGGCTCCCGCCGTACGAACACCCAATAGAGTCGCACGCTGATTATCTTGTAAAATAGCTGGAAAAAAATCGCCTCCGGAAAAATCAAACTCATTGATCAAGACAAGTATTGGCTTCGTGTATCTTCCGTCAGGATGAGGCATAATCTTGTCAATGCCCAGATAAAAGGGTGAGCTCAAATGCACTCCCTGATTCCATTGCTCCACAATAAATTGCATGTACCCCTTAAAAAATTGGGAGAGCTGATAAGAAACGGGATATCCCCCTATCGTCGCTCCTAATACTTTTTTGGCCTCTTCTTCGTTTGCGACTTTTTCAAGGCTTTTCAGGGTTTCCAGCGCATCTGCAACGTCGGCTTGAGTGATGATCATTCGATGTTTTGGCGTCAGCATCGGCTTATCAGTTAACATCGCCACCAAGCTGTAAAGATAAAATACAGATCCGCCAGGATTATTCACTTGATCGATGACCATTGCATCTGTGCTTTCCTCCATGCGTTTGACGATGGATAGAAACTCCTTCGCTTCTTCACCTCCAGCCACGTAGGAAGGAATACGGAGGTACCCATAAATTCCTCCTCCCTCTGCTTTAAAAATATAGGCATGGAATTTATTTTCTTTTTCTGTTTGCCAAAATATCTGACCCAAAGAAGGAACAAAACTCTGCCGAGCTCCCAACATGTGCGGATTTGTCTGATTCAAACTCTTTGAGGATACGAGGTCCTTCCAAAAACCAGGCAACATCTGCCAGCTGGCAAGAGAACGGGTTCCAATAGAGGGAACAATATTTGTAGGCTCTGCCGCTAGACTATTAAATTTAATTTTCTCCTCTTGATACTCCCAGGTCAGTTGATGAATGAGAGTCTGTACTTTCCCATCTTTATTTCGAGTCACTTCAAGCTCAATGGGCCCACGCGGAACCGCAATTCCTCTGCTCGCCACCCGCCTGGTCAGGTACATCTCAGCAAGAACCTGGTCTGTTTCAAATACATTTTGATCGATCTCTGCCAAGAGTTGATTGCGTTCCTCAACAATTGGCTTGCCATTAAATCCCGTGATCTCATCACCTACCAAAAGGGGAAATGATTTCTCAGGAAGCTTATCCCGATCAATCCAAACGATAAAAAACTTCCCCTCGGCCGAGCGAATTTCAATTGGCAATGTGGCCCTTTCAGACGCGTGAAACGAGATGCCAACATGATAATCTCTGGTGCTGCCAATGAGTTTTCTTAAAATCTTTTGCGCACTCTTTATATTCAGATCGGAACCCAAACCAAGAACGGAAGCCCTTGCTTTATTCGCTTCATCCTCAATGTTCCACCCATTTTGTTTTGCCTTCCAGTCGCGTGGCGCATAAGAAGAACTAAAAACGTTTTCGATAAACTCAATCGTGCTGAGAGTCTGCTTTTGATAAATAGAGTCGGCGCGAATCGCCTGCGATAAGATGACACTCAAGAAAAAAGTCCAGGCCCTTATCTGTGGCTTTCCAAGCTTGGTTACCATTTTCATTGCCATTTCCGTTCGCATAAATCCCCCAAAAGATTGCAGTGTTTGTCCCAGAAAAAACAGTCAAAATCCCGAACCCGTTGGCAAAAGAAATTCAATTCCCAGCGCCTTATTCACCGCTGCTTGAGCATCCACGAGCCCAAATCCATATTGATTGGCATCATTGGGAGATAGAGCCTGAGCTGTGGACACGATAATCTCACGGACTTGATCGGGAGTGAGAAGTCGATTAACCCCTCTGATAAGAGCCGCCACGCCCGCAACATGAGGCGAGGCCATAGATGTTCCCGCCATTTTTTCAAAATCGCTGGTTCGAGAATGAAGACTAACGGAAACAGGACCTTTTGCAGAAAGTTCAAGGCCAGCTTCCTGTGTGATAGATGCGACAGGAATAGCAACACTGACTCCATCCCCCAGGCTCGCACCCAAAACTCCGGGTTGATTATTATATATGACGACACCACTCACTCCTGCTTGGATGGCATTGTTCACTTTGTCTATAAAAGTAATTTCTCCCCTCAAAATCAAAGCGATCTTTCCTTGCACAGAAAGACCGATATAGTCCTCTGGTTTTCCGAGGCCAACTGGAATAAGATCTCCAACCAATGGATCCGCTTGAACGGCAGCACCCTGCACGGGCAAACTGTCAATCCGAACCATCCCTTGTCCATCGCCAAGATCCACCTTCAAATCAGTTGTGACTCCGGATCCGCGGGGGACACTAGAAACAACGTTGACTCCTGGAGCCATCACGTCTAACTCAGGACCCCAATTTGAAAAATCAGCTTTCACAAAATTTTCGTCGACCGCACCGACCGCAATATTTGAATCATAGGCGGCAGGAAACGAGACCTGGCCAACTCCGTCGTTTCCGGAGGCGCAAACCACAACCACACCCGCAAGTTTTGCCGCCTCATAAGCCCTCCCGCCCGAGGGCGAATCAAAGGGTCCACCCAATGACAGGTTCATCACATCTACCTTTTCTTGTATGCCCCAGTTGATTCCACTCAGAATGGATACTGACGAGCACCCCTTTTTCGAGCACACGCGAGCAGATAGGAGCTGAGCCTCGGGGGCCACTCCGACCAAACCAGTCACTTTGCCATCCGCTAAGATCATGCCCGCAACATGAGTTCCGTGGGAAATATTATCGTAGTATTCGTAGGGAGGCTCCGGCTCATCAACTTCCGCAAAATTCTGGCCTTTTTCAAATCGACTCGCAAGATCGGGATGGTCTCGATCTATTCCGGTATCCAAAACTAACACTCTCGATCCTCGTCCGGAATTGGCGCTGGTCCAAGCATCAGGTGCGCGAATGGCTTTTATCCCCCATGGAACTTCCACCTGCTCCATCGATCCCGCAGTCACCACAGACTGAGGAAGCCCATTGGGTGCTGGAATAAAAAATTCTTCCTCGATATCAACAATTCCATGTTTGCCTTTGAGAGAGACCAATGTCTTATCCGATGTCTTCTCCGAATCGGCGGCCACAACGACCATTTGGAGTTTATCAAACAAGAGCTGAACGCGGGCACCCGATTGAGCAAACATCTGAAGCGCCGGAGACTTGACTGGAACACCCAGCTGGGCCAGTTTGAGAGACTGATAAGCTAGCGGCGAGTCTATTGTCACAACAAACCGCTTTGCTGCGAAAGAAGTGGCCATCCCACAAACTGCAAATACCAAAACAAACAATCCCCTTAAACCCAATTTCAACGCCGGAAGTTCCATCATCCCCCCCTTTTTAGAACTCGACCAACGGCCAGAGTTCTTTAATTATGAAAAATCTTTATATAAGGATATATATTTTGCAAGAGATTTGGTCCCAAACTGGAACTTATTTTTTTATATCTGGTATCAAACAGTTTGTTGGATTCTTCACATTGTCTGCCGCAGAAAAATTTGTGTTTCCGGCTATAATTCAAAGGCTTGGCAAACCATTTTTAATCATTATCTAAATCCAGCTCAATTTTAGAAATCTGAACCAAATACTCCGATTTCGTATCATCACCGTCAGAAGACAACCACAAGGCCAACACTTCGTTGATCTCAGAAAACCGATGGTCCAACGAAAAGTCACCGTCTTCAGGGAGACGCCACAAAACTCTCTCTTCAAGAAGCTCGCTGACGGGGTGTTTTCGATATCTGCCTAAAGAGCTGGCGATCTGAGTCGCATTGAGAAAATGGATCTTGTCAATGCCTACCTCAGGAGGCGCAAGCTCATAGAGTTTAACAATCCAGTCCGCTGCCAACATTTTCTGGATAGCATTCAGTCTCTTTTGTCCTTTTAAGACAAATCCCACACGAACTTGATAGTCGTCAGCCAACTGATCACCTTGAACAGTTCCTTTGGCAATATTAAGATGACCTGTTACCCGTCCCAAAATCCTCACTCCGCGCAGCTTTTGAACCTTTGGAAAAGGATAAATCACGGGGCTTGCAGAATTTTTAACTCCAATTTCAAGGCCGGATGAGCTGAAAGTAACTTTGTTGCTGGGAAGCTTTCGGTATTTCAAAACCTGCCACGCACCCTGCTCATTTAAAGGAATCATGAAACTGGCAAACAAAAAAACTGATTTAACCCTTGTTCTTTTGAAAAGACAAAATTTTAGGAATCGCAACAAATAATACCACCCTTCAAATCTGATGACAGGACTTCGGTGTCTTCATATTCTAACTGCGGGGAGACC includes the following:
- a CDS encoding S8 family serine peptidase, with amino-acid sequence MMELPALKLGLRGLFVLVFAVCGMATSFAAKRFVVTIDSPLAYQSLKLAQLGVPVKSPALQMFAQSGARVQLLFDKLQMVVVAADSEKTSDKTLVSLKGKHGIVDIEEEFFIPAPNGLPQSVVTAGSMEQVEVPWGIKAIRAPDAWTSANSGRGSRVLVLDTGIDRDHPDLASRFEKGQNFAEVDEPEPPYEYYDNISHGTHVAGMILADGKVTGLVGVAPEAQLLSARVCSKKGCSSVSILSGINWGIQEKVDVMNLSLGGPFDSPSGGRAYEAAKLAGVVVVCASGNDGVGQVSFPAAYDSNIAVGAVDENFVKADFSNWGPELDVMAPGVNVVSSVPRGSGVTTDLKVDLGDGQGMVRIDSLPVQGAAVQADPLVGDLIPVGLGKPEDYIGLSVQGKIALILRGEITFIDKVNNAIQAGVSGVVIYNNQPGVLGASLGDGVSVAIPVASITQEAGLELSAKGPVSVSLHSRTSDFEKMAGTSMASPHVAGVAALIRGVNRLLTPDQVREIIVSTAQALSPNDANQYGFGLVDAQAAVNKALGIEFLLPTGSGF
- a CDS encoding protease-like activity factor CPAF gives rise to the protein MRTEMAMKMVTKLGKPQIRAWTFFLSVILSQAIRADSIYQKQTLSTIEFIENVFSSSYAPRDWKAKQNGWNIEDEANKARASVLGLGSDLNIKSAQKILRKLIGSTRDYHVGISFHASERATLPIEIRSAEGKFFIVWIDRDKLPEKSFPLLVGDEITGFNGKPIVEERNQLLAEIDQNVFETDQVLAEMYLTRRVASRGIAVPRGPIELEVTRNKDGKVQTLIHQLTWEYQEEKIKFNSLAAEPTNIVPSIGTRSLASWQMLPGFWKDLVSSKSLNQTNPHMLGARQSFVPSLGQIFWQTEKENKFHAYIFKAEGGGIYGYLRIPSYVAGGEEAKEFLSIVKRMEESTDAMVIDQVNNPGGSVFYLYSLVAMLTDKPMLTPKHRMIITQADVADALETLKSLEKVANEEEAKKVLGATIGGYPVSYQLSQFFKGYMQFIVEQWNQGVHLSSPFYLGIDKIMPHPDGRYTKPILVLINEFDFSGGDFFPAILQDNQRATLLGVRTAGAGGYVNGVEFPNLLGVAGFSFTGSIAERVDLNPIENLGVTPDVKYPLTAEDMKNGFASYKKKIIEQLKLLVAK
- a CDS encoding pyridoxal-phosphate dependent enzyme codes for the protein MLFDNVLQAIGRTPLVRLNRITSHLKCNVYAKLEFLNPGGSVKDRIGYQMVLDAEKSGRIKPGDTLIEATSGNTGIGIALAGAVRGYKVIITLPEKMSHEKVVTLAVLGAKIIRTPTQAASDAPESHIGVAKKLQKEIPNAHILDQYSNPSNFNAHYHGTAQEILDDLNGQVDMVVMTAGTGGTITGVAKRLKEANPNVKIVGVDPVGSILAGAGELKPYLIEGIGYDFVPEVLHRELVDLWVKSEDKPSFQLARRLICEEGILCGGSSGAAMFGALKAGEALKEKQNCVVIIPDGIRNYMTKFVDDKWMREHSFQ